The Hyphomonadaceae bacterium ML37 genome includes a region encoding these proteins:
- a CDS encoding P1 family peptidase → MAGPGPRNDLTDVAGLRVGQAEDESVRTGVTVVLCDAPATASVDVRGGGPGTRETDLLGPGALVEQVDAIALSGGSVYGLAAADGVCAGLGAQGRGYGLMNLPGVPKSPIVPGAILYDLANGGDKDWGQAPPYRALGLKALEDAAAGAPVRQGRAGAGYGARAGALAGGTGSASYVTDDAITVAALACVNSFGSVQMPGSEAYWAWPFEIDGEFGGARPDSARAINAEDWGAAKMDPRLLANTTLCVVATDAALTKDQARRLAVMAQDGLARAIRPAHAPFDGDVVFALSTAARPLPDPAPVSLTRLGSIAADCLARAIARGVHAAQGPGQGPGQG, encoded by the coding sequence ATGGCCGGGCCGGGCCCGCGCAATGACCTCACGGACGTGGCCGGGCTGCGCGTCGGCCAGGCCGAAGACGAAAGCGTGCGCACCGGTGTAACGGTTGTCCTGTGCGATGCGCCCGCAACCGCCTCGGTCGATGTGCGCGGCGGCGGGCCGGGCACACGCGAGACCGATCTTCTTGGGCCTGGCGCGCTGGTCGAGCAGGTGGACGCCATCGCGCTCTCCGGCGGCTCGGTCTATGGCCTCGCCGCTGCCGACGGCGTGTGCGCCGGTCTCGGCGCGCAAGGACGCGGCTATGGCCTGATGAACCTGCCCGGCGTGCCCAAAAGCCCCATCGTGCCGGGCGCGATCCTCTATGATCTGGCCAATGGCGGCGACAAGGACTGGGGCCAGGCGCCGCCCTATCGCGCGCTGGGCCTGAAGGCGCTTGAAGACGCCGCCGCCGGCGCGCCCGTACGTCAGGGCCGGGCCGGGGCGGGCTACGGCGCGCGTGCAGGCGCTCTGGCCGGCGGCACGGGCAGCGCCAGCTATGTGACGGATGACGCAATCACCGTGGCGGCGCTGGCGTGTGTGAACAGTTTCGGCTCGGTGCAGATGCCCGGCAGCGAGGCCTATTGGGCCTGGCCGTTCGAAATCGATGGCGAGTTTGGCGGCGCGCGCCCCGACAGCGCCCGTGCGATCAACGCTGAAGACTGGGGCGCGGCCAAGATGGACCCGAGATTGCTGGCCAACACCACGCTGTGTGTGGTGGCCACCGATGCGGCCCTGACCAAGGACCAGGCCCGGCGCCTGGCCGTGATGGCGCAGGACGGGCTGGCGCGCGCGATCCGCCCGGCCCATGCGCCGTTTGACGGCGATGTGGTGTTCGCCCTGTCGACGGCGGCGCGCCCCCTGCCGGACCCGGCGCCGGTCTCGCTCACCCGGCTGGGGTCCATTGCGGCTGACTGCCTGGCGCGCGCCATCGCGCGCGGCGTTCACGCAGCGCAGGGGCCGGGGCAAGGGCCGGGGCAGGGCTGA
- a CDS encoding type IV secretory system conjugative DNA transfer family protein, with protein MINHEDYRYGSARWAEPSEIAHAGLLGGPGLQVGYLGKRAISLDTDAPIITIAGAGSGKMRDLLSMAVSRNAHKRNFVLDPRGEIAAVTMVSFAFANAHVYCWNPTGMVGLPEHRINPLDILDWDSPHFHADCKFVSESLIPASGSANGRYFELRAREWLENLIKALVERQGHVSFPSLYRVINMIEGDHEGWADILESMLESSLESVRRTASEMLTKQQESEKEFGSIIGEVYAHLNFLDDPMLQASLENPDLSLNDLCRSRHPLSVFINVPIEYVSLWAPLLRAMFTVQMLYKSRAPAAQPVHMIVDEAGQLGGFEALLRAFTFGRGAGVRTWALFQDVGQIIKNYGAPTLQSFLGSAAMRQFFGVRDYQTARMVSEMLGTQTLEYDDDLAQAAARKQKTNAAMGVFSGSDPFEAVGEINYQALAETHRVKQARPLMTPDEVLALPDGKQVLFVSGKNLYPVLADKKPYFQRREFAGRFLPNPYHPPADSVLIPQFWGSRRAKIVSEAAPYPYSEFPQYRSGWWQYVEGFKP; from the coding sequence ATGATCAATCATGAAGACTACCGCTATGGGTCCGCCCGCTGGGCGGAGCCGTCCGAAATCGCCCATGCGGGGTTGCTCGGCGGCCCGGGCCTTCAAGTCGGCTATCTCGGCAAACGAGCGATTTCACTCGATACGGACGCGCCCATAATCACCATCGCGGGCGCAGGATCGGGCAAAATGCGTGACCTGCTATCCATGGCGGTGTCGCGCAATGCCCATAAGCGCAATTTTGTTCTCGATCCGCGCGGCGAGATCGCCGCCGTCACCATGGTCAGCTTCGCCTTCGCGAACGCGCATGTGTATTGCTGGAATCCAACCGGCATGGTTGGGCTGCCGGAACACCGGATCAATCCGCTCGATATCCTGGACTGGGATAGCCCGCATTTTCATGCGGACTGCAAATTCGTGTCGGAGAGCCTCATCCCGGCCAGCGGCTCGGCGAATGGGCGCTATTTTGAGCTGCGCGCACGCGAGTGGCTGGAGAACCTGATAAAGGCGCTCGTTGAGCGCCAAGGCCATGTCTCGTTCCCGTCTCTCTACCGCGTGATCAACATGATCGAGGGCGATCATGAAGGCTGGGCGGATATTTTGGAATCCATGCTGGAATCCAGCCTCGAAAGCGTCCGCCGGACAGCATCCGAGATGCTGACCAAGCAGCAAGAGAGCGAGAAGGAATTCGGGAGCATCATCGGCGAGGTCTATGCGCACCTGAACTTCCTGGATGATCCGATGCTCCAGGCCTCGCTGGAGAACCCCGACCTCTCGCTCAATGATTTGTGCCGCTCGCGCCATCCGCTCAGCGTATTCATCAATGTTCCCATCGAATATGTGAGCCTCTGGGCTCCGCTCTTGCGGGCGATGTTCACCGTCCAGATGCTCTACAAGTCACGCGCGCCTGCTGCGCAGCCGGTCCACATGATCGTTGATGAGGCCGGTCAGCTCGGCGGCTTTGAAGCCTTGCTGCGCGCCTTCACGTTCGGGCGCGGCGCTGGAGTGCGCACCTGGGCACTGTTTCAAGATGTGGGACAGATCATCAAGAACTATGGCGCGCCCACGCTGCAAAGCTTCCTGGGATCGGCGGCCATGCGCCAGTTTTTTGGCGTGCGTGACTATCAGACCGCGCGAATGGTCTCTGAAATGCTCGGAACGCAAACGCTCGAATACGATGACGACCTCGCCCAGGCCGCAGCGCGCAAGCAAAAGACCAATGCGGCGATGGGCGTCTTCTCAGGCTCCGATCCGTTCGAAGCCGTCGGCGAAATCAACTATCAGGCTCTCGCGGAAACCCACCGCGTAAAGCAGGCGCGTCCGCTTATGACCCCAGATGAGGTTCTGGCGCTGCCAGATGGAAAACAGGTTCTCTTCGTTTCCGGCAAGAACCTCTATCCGGTGCTAGCGGATAAGAAGCCGTATTTTCAGCGGCGCGAATTCGCCGGACGCTTCCTTCCCAATCCCTATCATCCGCCTGCGGATTCAGTCCTTATCCCCCAATTCTGGGGCTCTCGGCGCGCTAAAATCGTGAGCGAGGCCGCGCCCTATCCGTACTCGGAATTTCCGCAATATCGGTCGGGCTGGTGGCAGTACGTCGAGGGCTTCAAGCCATAG
- a CDS encoding ankyrin repeat domain-containing protein, with amino-acid sequence MKLNNYFKYFLDLDMDKAQEVINLILSFKVNDAISLIEDGAQCDYQDPRTGATAMHIAASFGTRRLCEVISESETYNPLLMDFNRKLPSTVAFDSARDAELSEWLSAFESERAKQLGLSYFKILQGGLDPAPGV; translated from the coding sequence TTGAAATTAAATAACTATTTTAAATATTTTTTGGATTTAGACATGGACAAAGCACAAGAAGTAATAAATTTGATATTATCATTTAAAGTTAATGACGCGATCAGCCTTATTGAGGATGGCGCTCAATGCGACTATCAAGACCCTCGCACGGGTGCGACTGCCATGCACATTGCAGCGAGTTTCGGCACCAGGCGGCTATGTGAAGTTATTTCCGAGAGTGAAACCTACAACCCGTTGTTAATGGATTTCAATCGTAAACTTCCATCGACGGTAGCCTTTGATTCCGCCCGAGATGCAGAGCTTTCGGAGTGGCTTTCGGCTTTTGAATCCGAAAGGGCCAAGCAACTCGGGCTCTCTTATTTCAAAATATTGCAAGGTGGGTTAGACCCAGCTCCAGGAGTTTAA
- a CDS encoding mobile mystery protein A translates to MNNQNNSKALARKHLDNRLDALRSQNALTRPPKGWLRAIRDALGMTTRQVARRAGVSQPTVTSWEQSETCDTITLGKLREAAEALNCELVYALVPRKSLEEQVRERAAEVADSQLRRTHHTMRLEAQGLSAQDLERERDRLIDQLMRAKPSQLWEDQ, encoded by the coding sequence ATGAATAATCAAAATAACTCCAAAGCGCTTGCTCGCAAGCATCTCGACAACCGGCTGGACGCTCTGCGGTCCCAGAATGCGCTGACGCGGCCACCGAAAGGCTGGCTGCGCGCTATTCGTGACGCCTTGGGGATGACGACCCGCCAAGTCGCACGCCGGGCCGGGGTTTCACAGCCAACTGTGACATCCTGGGAGCAATCGGAAACCTGCGACACCATCACGCTTGGCAAGCTCCGCGAGGCGGCGGAGGCGCTCAATTGCGAACTCGTCTACGCGCTTGTGCCGAGAAAGTCGCTGGAGGAGCAGGTTCGGGAACGCGCTGCGGAGGTCGCGGATTCGCAGCTCAGGCGCACCCATCACACCATGCGGCTGGAGGCCCAGGGCTTGAGCGCCCAGGACCTGGAGCGCGAGCGCGATAGACTCATTGACCAGTTGATGCGCGCCAAGCCCAGCCAGCTTTGGGAGGATCAATGA
- a CDS encoding mobile mystery protein B, protein MSDPLFGDDDDANTPLEPEEREQLIPTYITTRAELNEAEQIGIADADRWAFSRRRNVLDDAFLCQLHKRMFKGVWTWAGQFRRTARNIGIDAYRIPIELRHLVDDVRFWMESGTYDPDEIAIRFHHRLVEIHPFPNGNGRHGRLAADLLAKQLGRPRFTWGSANLVEPDQARQEYVAALREADNHDITRLLAFARS, encoded by the coding sequence ATGAGCGATCCTCTTTTTGGTGATGATGATGACGCCAATACGCCCTTGGAGCCCGAGGAGCGGGAGCAGCTGATACCGACCTACATCACGACGCGCGCAGAGCTGAATGAAGCTGAGCAAATTGGCATTGCCGACGCGGACCGGTGGGCGTTCTCACGGCGTCGCAACGTCCTTGATGATGCGTTCTTGTGCCAGCTCCACAAGCGCATGTTCAAGGGTGTTTGGACATGGGCGGGTCAGTTTCGCAGGACAGCCCGTAACATCGGGATTGATGCATATCGCATCCCGATAGAACTCAGGCATCTTGTCGATGACGTTCGGTTCTGGATGGAAAGCGGCACCTATGATCCGGACGAGATTGCGATACGGTTTCATCACCGGCTTGTCGAAATCCATCCTTTTCCGAACGGGAATGGACGCCATGGTCGTTTGGCCGCCGATCTTCTCGCCAAACAGCTCGGGCGTCCTCGCTTCACCTGGGGAAGCGCCAATCTGGTGGAGCCGGACCAAGCGCGCCAGGAATACGTGGCCGCCCTACGCGAAGCCGACAATCACGACATCACACGGCTCCTGGCCTTTGCGCGCTCTTAA
- a CDS encoding SNF2-related protein, translating to MKVIDNITSLLGDDLKDSLGKGDRLKIAASCFSIYAFEALKLELQKVDGVDFIFTAPTFVPEGVTDRIRKERREFFIPKAERERSLYGSDFEIQLRNKLTQRAIARECAEWIRKKARFKSNKTRSAMQQFMCVDGSKEPAAYMPINGFTAVDLGYQKGDAVSNIVNRFDGAPYTDTYIDLFNQIWADPEKLEDVTEAICTHIESVYQENSPERVYFLILYNLFHDFLEEVDEDVLPNDLTGYQDSVVWNKLFNFQRDAATGIINKLETYNGCILADSVGLGKTFTALAVIKYYELRNRAVLVLCPKKLADNWLNFNTNLKTNIFAKDRFNYDVLCHTDLSRTSGESFGIPLNRVNWGNYDLVVIDESHNFRNNDIYKDKETRYQKLMNQVIREGVKTKVLMLSATPVNNHFSDLRNQLALAYEGQSESLSQKLKSQASIEEIFRRAQTAFNIWSKLPPAERTAPSILKMLDFNFFELLDSVTIARSRKHIETFYDTTEIGEFPERRKPLSFHCPLTTRKDVMSLNEIVAQLSMMKLAIYAPLNYVLPSRIARYEALYDTQVEGGKGALKQVDRERSLQALMTTNLLKRLESSVQAFRLTLRSLKTNLNSTLDAIADFERNGGAFEIADYTADAASFDPDDEDLSGLGDFTVGKKVRINLGDMDVQSWTHDLKGDLALIDALLASMDLIRPEDDTKLQHLKKHVRDKIAAPLNPGNKKVLIFTAFADTANYLYENIAGDLVKSAGLHSGRVTGSDAPKTTLKKSYDFQSILTLFSPRSKDKHLVLPNEDSEIDILIATDCISEGQNLQDCDYLINYDIHWNPVRIIQRFGRIDRIGSPNSEIQLVNYWPDITLDEYINLKERVENRMMIADVTATGDDNVLTAKSSEIAYRKDQLKRLQEEVIELEDVKTGVSITDLGLNDFRMDLLNYVKDHDDLERMPNGMHAVVPADHQLGLEPGVIFALRNIHDGVNINQQNRLHPYYLVYIGQIGEIVADHTEVKRLLDMMRASCKGESEPIQAVCRLFNDTTNDGRNMSRQSELLSAAIRSMIEVKEEKDIDSLFSGGRTSALVNTIAGLDDFELIAFLVIQEAP from the coding sequence GTGAAGGTTATCGACAATATCACCTCGCTCTTAGGCGATGATCTGAAGGACAGCCTCGGCAAGGGCGACCGCCTCAAGATCGCAGCGTCTTGTTTCTCGATCTATGCCTTTGAAGCTTTGAAGCTGGAGCTTCAAAAGGTGGACGGCGTCGACTTCATTTTCACCGCTCCGACCTTCGTGCCTGAAGGGGTCACAGATAGAATCCGCAAAGAGCGCCGTGAGTTCTTTATTCCTAAGGCAGAGCGAGAGCGAAGCCTCTACGGGTCTGATTTTGAAATTCAGCTCCGAAACAAGCTGACACAACGAGCGATCGCCCGAGAATGTGCCGAGTGGATTCGCAAGAAGGCTCGCTTCAAGTCGAACAAAACCCGGTCAGCGATGCAGCAGTTCATGTGTGTGGACGGCTCGAAGGAGCCCGCTGCTTACATGCCGATAAACGGCTTCACTGCCGTCGATTTAGGTTATCAGAAAGGCGACGCGGTTTCGAATATCGTAAACCGCTTCGACGGTGCTCCGTACACCGACACATATATCGACCTCTTCAACCAGATTTGGGCGGATCCGGAAAAACTGGAGGACGTGACCGAGGCCATCTGTACGCATATCGAGTCCGTCTACCAGGAGAATTCGCCAGAACGCGTCTATTTCCTGATCCTCTACAACCTTTTTCACGACTTCCTCGAAGAGGTTGACGAGGATGTTCTGCCGAATGATCTCACCGGGTATCAAGATAGTGTCGTCTGGAACAAACTATTTAATTTTCAAAGGGATGCCGCCACCGGGATCATCAACAAGCTAGAGACCTATAACGGCTGCATCCTCGCTGACAGCGTCGGACTTGGCAAAACTTTCACAGCGCTTGCAGTTATAAAATACTACGAGTTGCGGAACCGCGCCGTCCTGGTCCTTTGCCCAAAAAAGCTCGCCGACAACTGGCTGAACTTCAACACCAATCTGAAGACGAACATCTTTGCTAAGGACCGCTTCAATTACGATGTCCTCTGCCATACAGATTTGTCGCGCACGAGCGGAGAGTCGTTCGGCATTCCATTAAACCGAGTAAACTGGGGCAATTACGACCTCGTTGTAATCGACGAGTCCCATAATTTCCGCAACAACGATATCTACAAGGACAAAGAGACACGGTATCAAAAACTAATGAATCAAGTCATCCGCGAGGGTGTGAAGACTAAGGTGCTGATGCTTTCAGCGACTCCCGTGAACAACCATTTTTCCGATCTGCGGAACCAGCTCGCGCTAGCCTATGAGGGCCAATCAGAGAGCTTAAGTCAGAAGCTCAAATCACAAGCCAGCATCGAGGAGATATTTCGGCGCGCCCAGACCGCGTTCAATATCTGGTCGAAATTGCCACCCGCGGAGCGCACCGCCCCGTCGATCCTCAAAATGCTCGACTTTAATTTCTTCGAGCTTCTTGACAGCGTGACGATCGCGCGGTCGCGCAAGCATATCGAGACCTTCTACGATACGACGGAGATTGGGGAGTTCCCCGAGCGTCGAAAGCCGCTGTCTTTCCATTGCCCGCTCACGACCCGGAAAGACGTTATGAGTCTCAACGAGATTGTTGCGCAGCTCAGCATGATGAAGCTCGCTATTTATGCGCCATTAAACTACGTCCTGCCCAGCCGGATCGCCAGGTATGAAGCGCTCTACGATACCCAGGTTGAGGGTGGCAAGGGCGCGCTAAAACAGGTGGATCGTGAACGCAGCCTTCAGGCGCTGATGACCACGAATTTGTTGAAACGCCTTGAAAGCTCCGTGCAAGCGTTCCGTTTGACCTTACGCTCGCTAAAGACAAACTTGAATTCCACACTTGATGCAATCGCCGACTTCGAAAGAAACGGAGGAGCGTTCGAGATTGCTGATTATACCGCTGACGCGGCCAGTTTTGATCCGGATGATGAAGACCTGTCCGGGCTCGGCGACTTCACGGTTGGAAAAAAGGTCCGTATCAATCTGGGCGATATGGACGTTCAGTCCTGGACGCACGACCTGAAGGGTGATCTTGCGCTCATCGACGCTTTGCTGGCTTCAATGGATCTTATCCGTCCGGAAGATGACACGAAGCTTCAGCACCTAAAGAAGCACGTCCGTGACAAGATCGCAGCCCCACTCAATCCTGGTAACAAGAAGGTGCTGATCTTCACTGCTTTCGCCGACACCGCGAATTATCTCTATGAGAACATCGCTGGAGATCTGGTGAAAAGCGCCGGCCTTCACTCGGGGCGCGTCACAGGTTCCGATGCGCCGAAAACGACGCTGAAGAAGTCCTACGACTTCCAATCGATCCTCACGCTCTTCTCGCCGCGCTCGAAAGACAAGCATCTCGTCCTACCGAACGAAGATAGCGAGATCGACATTCTGATCGCGACCGACTGCATCTCCGAAGGTCAAAACCTTCAGGACTGCGACTACCTGATCAATTACGATATTCACTGGAACCCAGTGCGGATCATTCAGCGCTTTGGCCGGATCGACCGGATCGGATCGCCCAACTCGGAAATCCAGCTGGTCAATTACTGGCCGGACATCACGCTCGACGAGTACATCAATCTCAAAGAGCGGGTCGAGAACCGCATGATGATTGCGGACGTGACCGCCACCGGCGACGACAACGTCCTTACTGCCAAATCTAGCGAGATTGCCTACCGGAAGGATCAGCTAAAACGGCTCCAGGAAGAGGTTATCGAGCTGGAGGATGTGAAGACCGGTGTCTCGATTACAGACCTCGGACTAAACGACTTCCGGATGGACCTTCTCAATTACGTGAAGGATCACGACGATCTTGAGCGTATGCCAAATGGGATGCATGCCGTTGTCCCAGCCGATCACCAGCTAGGCTTGGAGCCCGGTGTCATATTCGCCCTGCGCAACATCCATGACGGGGTAAACATCAATCAGCAGAACCGACTGCATCCATATTACCTCGTCTATATCGGCCAGATTGGCGAGATCGTTGCCGACCACACAGAGGTCAAGCGCCTTCTCGACATGATGCGCGCCAGCTGCAAGGGCGAGTCCGAGCCGATCCAGGCTGTGTGTCGCCTCTTCAATGACACGACCAACGACGGGCGGAATATGAGCCGCCAGTCAGAGCTTCTCAGTGCGGCTATCCGGTCGATGATCGAGGTTAAGGAAGAGAAGGACATCGACAGCCTGTTTTCTGGGGGAAGAACGTCCGCGCTTGTGAATACGATCGCAGGGCTGGACGACTTCGAGCTGATCGCCTTCCTGGTGATCCAGGAGGCGCCATGA
- a CDS encoding DUF4391 domain-containing protein has product MTGCFEYPRAARFGRVVPKSKIYEAGSLSAKQRQRFVDQVDQISWAYKLAPETINLAASPGVPEIQVFELRMRGPQIDDEVLQSIDKAIPFPILFELRKDEERRLVAAYKRPSEADAAKWVISQHFASDWEPVDKPRKSLPRALDLGALYDKVLKELIPGEAFEGETLQERASRVEAIRVKEREIERIKLRLAREKQFNKKVAINAELRAATAELKQLGGRLKNDPAASA; this is encoded by the coding sequence ATGACGGGCTGTTTCGAATATCCTAGAGCCGCGCGTTTCGGGCGCGTTGTTCCCAAATCCAAAATCTATGAGGCCGGAAGCCTAAGCGCTAAACAGCGCCAGCGCTTTGTCGATCAGGTCGACCAAATCAGCTGGGCCTACAAGCTTGCACCAGAAACAATCAATCTCGCCGCCTCGCCGGGCGTACCTGAAATTCAGGTTTTTGAGCTGCGCATGCGTGGCCCTCAAATTGATGATGAGGTGCTCCAGTCGATCGATAAGGCAATCCCATTCCCGATCCTGTTCGAGCTTAGGAAAGACGAGGAGCGCAGGCTTGTCGCGGCCTATAAGCGGCCCAGCGAAGCTGATGCAGCGAAGTGGGTGATAAGCCAGCATTTCGCGTCTGACTGGGAGCCTGTGGATAAGCCGCGAAAATCGCTTCCTCGCGCCCTCGACCTTGGCGCGCTCTATGATAAAGTATTGAAAGAATTAATTCCTGGGGAAGCGTTTGAGGGCGAAACGCTTCAGGAGCGCGCCTCTCGGGTAGAGGCGATACGGGTTAAAGAGCGCGAGATCGAGCGAATTAAATTGCGTCTGGCCCGTGAAAAGCAATTCAACAAGAAGGTCGCAATCAACGCTGAGCTGCGTGCTGCGACCGCTGAACTCAAACAGCTTGGGGGCCGACTCAAGAACGACCCTGCCGCCAGCGCATAA
- a CDS encoding site-specific DNA-methyltransferase produces the protein MEKLKMHSPNLTDENIGKIRELFPGCVTEATDENGKLRYAVDFDQLRQELSDHVVEGPQERYRLDWPGKREALFAANMPIAKTLRPVRAESVSFDKTDNIFIEGDNLEALKLIQNAYLGHLKFIYIDPPYNRGDDLVYKDNFAEVASDYLMNSGQISDDQRFVANVESNGRFHSNWLSMMLPRLNLAKRLLREDGVIAISIDFNENHRLRTLCDEVFGRSNFLSEVTISTGANQSGDGVKIQKNAEICLIYAKDRDGVYINRVDTVQETIRNLNDAPSPLSTRQDMGFTIYYNPNSGDFEIRFDYDREKIPLNTIEDVYQDDQELIANGYLPIRPGFRSNLLHRWRWGAETVKARRDQLVFEKNRSGEWSVGFRQSGLNPPKNIWSFSGGATELSSLFDGDKIFDYPKGVKFLRYLITLFGTSREEGQSAIVMDFFAGSGSFAQAVFEQCADDGKHRPAIIAQFPEPLSKDNKDQADAFNTCIKNNIKPNIAEICKERMRRAGQKILGGECHPDWNKDVCFRVLKIDSSNMRDSYYTPEETDQNNLLDAVENVKPNRTDPEDLLFQVLVDWGVDLTYPIRRETISDKTVFFVNDEPYDLIACFDHGVTEELVKELANHEPARVVFRDNGFVSDAVKINVEQIFKQLSPATDVKSI, from the coding sequence ATGGAAAAACTGAAGATGCACAGCCCGAACCTGACAGACGAGAATATCGGGAAAATCCGCGAGCTATTTCCAGGCTGCGTGACGGAAGCGACAGATGAGAACGGCAAACTCCGTTATGCCGTCGATTTTGATCAGCTTCGCCAGGAACTCTCAGATCATGTGGTTGAAGGACCGCAAGAGCGTTATCGGCTCGATTGGCCCGGGAAGCGCGAGGCGCTATTCGCAGCAAACATGCCAATCGCAAAAACGCTCAGGCCAGTTCGCGCCGAGAGTGTAAGCTTCGACAAAACAGACAACATCTTCATTGAGGGTGATAATCTTGAGGCACTAAAACTAATTCAAAATGCATATTTGGGGCATTTAAAATTCATCTATATCGATCCGCCATACAATCGCGGTGACGACCTGGTCTACAAGGACAATTTTGCGGAAGTCGCATCAGATTACCTGATGAATTCGGGCCAAATAAGTGATGATCAAAGATTCGTTGCTAATGTTGAGTCTAACGGACGTTTTCATTCGAATTGGTTATCGATGATGTTGCCAAGGTTGAACTTGGCCAAGCGACTGCTCCGCGAAGACGGTGTGATCGCGATCTCTATCGACTTCAACGAAAATCATAGGCTCCGCACTCTTTGTGATGAGGTTTTTGGGCGTTCAAATTTCTTGTCTGAAGTGACAATCAGTACCGGCGCGAATCAATCTGGGGATGGAGTAAAGATTCAAAAGAACGCTGAAATTTGTCTCATATATGCGAAAGACCGGGACGGCGTCTATATAAATAGAGTCGACACTGTTCAAGAAACAATTCGGAACCTCAACGACGCGCCATCGCCTCTATCGACGCGACAAGATATGGGATTCACTATTTACTATAATCCGAACTCAGGAGATTTCGAAATTCGCTTTGATTACGATAGAGAGAAAATACCGCTTAACACTATCGAAGATGTTTATCAGGATGACCAGGAACTGATAGCTAACGGATACTTGCCTATCCGACCGGGATTTCGAAGCAATCTGCTCCATAGGTGGAGGTGGGGCGCTGAAACCGTAAAGGCTCGAAGAGACCAATTGGTATTCGAGAAAAATCGTTCTGGTGAATGGTCAGTTGGCTTCCGGCAATCAGGGCTTAATCCACCAAAAAATATTTGGAGCTTCTCTGGAGGTGCAACGGAACTCTCATCGTTGTTCGACGGTGACAAAATCTTTGACTATCCCAAAGGGGTGAAATTCTTAAGGTATCTAATCACCTTGTTTGGAACGTCTCGCGAAGAGGGCCAAAGTGCGATCGTTATGGATTTCTTTGCAGGGTCAGGGTCTTTTGCGCAGGCTGTATTTGAACAATGTGCAGATGATGGCAAACACAGGCCAGCAATAATTGCTCAGTTTCCTGAGCCGCTCTCTAAAGACAATAAAGATCAAGCCGACGCTTTTAACACATGTATAAAAAATAACATCAAGCCGAATATCGCGGAAATTTGCAAAGAGCGTATGCGGCGAGCCGGGCAGAAAATTCTAGGAGGCGAGTGCCATCCCGATTGGAACAAGGACGTTTGCTTTCGCGTGCTCAAAATTGACAGCTCCAACATGCGCGATTCGTATTACACGCCGGAAGAGACCGATCAAAACAACCTGCTGGACGCCGTCGAAAACGTGAAGCCGAACCGGACAGACCCAGAGGACCTGCTCTTCCAGGTGCTCGTCGATTGGGGCGTCGATCTGACTTATCCAATCCGTAGAGAGACAATCAGCGATAAGACCGTCTTCTTCGTCAATGATGAGCCCTATGACCTGATCGCCTGCTTCGATCACGGCGTGACCGAGGAGCTGGTGAAGGAGCTGGCCAACCATGAACCAGCCCGCGTCGTGTTCCGCGACAATGGCTTTGTTTCGGATGCCGTGAAAATCAATGTCGAGCAGATTTTCAAACAGCTCTCCCCCGCCACCGATGTGAAATCGATCTAA